The proteins below are encoded in one region of Sphingomonas sp.:
- a CDS encoding mannitol dehydrogenase family protein, with the protein MTSLSRATLASLPQAIARPGHDLNAVSTGIVHFGPGAFHRAHQAAYIDRLLDRDPRWGIAAVSLRSAGTVDALKAQDGLYTLAVIDRARSKRVIAAHSDAIGPGEGAKLRALLADPQVRIVTSTVTEKGYCLGGDGSLDLAHPDIVHDLVRPVEPASVIGWIVSGLSDRRDAGVASFAVLCCDNMTGNGGKLRAACVALAREYDAGLADWIEAAVAFPDSMVDSITPASDAAFLGHVAHDIGVTDAAAVQREGFAQWVVERFDVADGPDLALVGVTLTSDVRGYEQAKLRILNGAHSALAYIGLALGLETVFEAMSDPALEGFISRLVHSDIALSLKPVEGLDISAYADAVLDRFRNPEIRHLLSQIAWDGSQKLPYRLLDTIQDQLDTGRGIDRLAVPVAAWIGFVRRKAEAGETITDPLAEVLAKAATGSDVATAMLALRQVFPERLATDPRFRHALTEALLPFLDGDPESLLSR; encoded by the coding sequence ATGACCAGCCTGTCGCGCGCAACCCTGGCCTCGCTTCCGCAAGCGATCGCCCGACCCGGCCATGACCTGAACGCGGTTTCCACCGGGATCGTCCATTTCGGCCCCGGCGCGTTCCACCGCGCGCACCAGGCCGCCTATATCGACCGGCTGCTCGATCGCGACCCGCGCTGGGGCATCGCCGCGGTCTCCCTGCGCAGCGCCGGCACCGTCGATGCGCTCAAGGCGCAGGACGGGCTCTATACGCTGGCGGTGATCGACCGCGCCAGGAGCAAGCGGGTGATCGCCGCGCATTCCGACGCGATCGGCCCCGGCGAAGGCGCGAAGCTGCGGGCGTTGCTGGCCGATCCGCAAGTGAGGATCGTGACCAGCACGGTGACCGAGAAGGGCTATTGCCTGGGGGGCGATGGCAGCCTCGATCTGGCGCATCCCGACATCGTCCACGATCTCGTCCGCCCGGTGGAACCGGCGAGCGTGATCGGCTGGATCGTCTCCGGGCTTTCGGACCGCCGCGACGCGGGCGTGGCGTCGTTCGCGGTGCTGTGCTGCGACAATATGACCGGCAATGGCGGCAAGCTTCGCGCCGCGTGCGTCGCTTTGGCGCGCGAATATGATGCGGGCCTCGCCGACTGGATCGAAGCGGCGGTCGCCTTCCCCGATTCGATGGTCGATTCGATCACCCCTGCGAGTGATGCGGCGTTCCTCGGGCATGTCGCGCACGATATCGGCGTCACCGATGCCGCCGCAGTCCAGCGCGAAGGCTTCGCGCAATGGGTGGTCGAGCGCTTCGACGTCGCCGACGGTCCTGATCTCGCCTTGGTGGGCGTGACGCTGACCAGCGATGTCCGCGGCTATGAGCAGGCCAAGCTGCGCATCCTCAACGGCGCGCATTCCGCGCTCGCCTATATCGGCCTCGCGCTGGGGCTGGAAACGGTGTTCGAGGCGATGTCCGATCCCGCGCTGGAAGGGTTCATCAGCCGCCTGGTCCATTCGGATATCGCGCTGAGCCTAAAGCCGGTCGAGGGGCTCGATATCTCCGCCTATGCCGATGCGGTGCTCGACCGTTTTCGCAATCCCGAGATCCGTCACCTGCTCAGCCAGATCGCATGGGACGGGTCGCAGAAGCTACCCTACCGCCTGCTCGACACGATCCAGGACCAGCTCGATACCGGGCGCGGTATCGATCGCCTCGCAGTGCCGGTGGCGGCGTGGATCGGGTTCGTGCGCCGCAAGGCGGAGGCGGGCGAGACGATCACCGATCCGCTCGCCGAGGTGCTGGCCAAGGCGGCAACGGGCAGCGATGTCGCGACCGCGATGCTGGCCCTGCGCCAGGTCTTCCCCGAACGGCTCGCGACCGACCCGCGCTTCCGCCACGCGTTGACCGAGGCGCTGTTGCCTTTCCTGGACGGGGATCCCGAATCGCTGCTGAGCCGCTGA
- a CDS encoding aspartyl protease family protein, with protein sequence MTKLRALLLLPLLLPLGAAAGGHDLGRHPSQDPDMIETENMVEGTLLALGQLDKRLTVPVVVGKKGPYNFIIDTGAERTVVSRELAGSLRLNAGNPVLLTSMTGVSTVNTVIVPDLSIESIGQLHTVIAPALGARDLGAVGLLGIDTLSKHQVSIDFTTGHMTVRPSSKRDRNRPYKRDEIVVTAKSLFGQLIVTDAYYGNSRIQVVLDTGSQVTMGNSPLRKLISRNRMKEAVPISLTSVTGEKAQADYTVVPDIRVGRLAFGIMPVAFADVAPFERFGLTKRPALLLGMDALRSFAKVDIDFPNRQVRFTMPKDVRHERTTGSLIPGVEGASPGRGY encoded by the coding sequence ATGACCAAGCTCCGCGCGCTCCTCCTCCTCCCGCTGCTGCTGCCTCTCGGCGCGGCCGCCGGTGGCCATGACCTGGGCCGTCATCCGTCCCAGGACCCCGACATGATCGAGACCGAGAATATGGTGGAGGGTACGCTGCTTGCCCTCGGCCAGCTCGACAAGCGCCTGACGGTGCCGGTCGTGGTGGGCAAGAAGGGCCCGTATAATTTCATCATCGACACCGGCGCCGAGCGCACCGTCGTTTCGCGCGAGCTGGCCGGATCGCTGCGGCTGAACGCGGGCAACCCGGTGCTGCTGACCTCGATGACCGGAGTCAGCACGGTCAACACCGTGATCGTCCCCGATCTCTCAATCGAGTCGATCGGACAGCTCCACACCGTCATCGCCCCGGCGCTGGGCGCGCGCGACCTTGGTGCGGTGGGATTGCTCGGGATCGACACGCTGAGCAAGCACCAGGTCTCGATCGATTTCACCACCGGCCACATGACGGTGCGCCCGAGCAGCAAGCGCGACCGCAACCGTCCCTATAAGCGCGACGAGATCGTGGTCACCGCCAAGAGCCTGTTCGGTCAGTTGATCGTCACCGATGCCTATTATGGCAACTCGCGCATCCAGGTGGTGCTAGATACCGGTTCGCAGGTGACGATGGGCAATTCGCCGCTGCGCAAGCTGATCAGTCGCAACCGGATGAAGGAAGCCGTGCCGATCTCGCTGACCAGCGTGACCGGCGAAAAGGCACAGGCCGATTATACGGTGGTGCCCGATATCCGCGTCGGCCGCCTCGCCTTCGGGATCATGCCGGTCGCCTTCGCCGACGTCGCGCCGTTCGAGCGTTTTGGCCTCACCAAGCGCCCGGCCCTGCTGCTCGGCATGGACGCGCTGCGCAGCTTCGCCAAGGTCGATATCGATTTCCCCAATCGCCAGGTACGCTTCACCATGCCCAAGGATGTGCGGCACGAACGCACGACGGGATCGCTGATCCCCGGCGTAGAAGGCGCATCGCCCGGGCGGGGATATTGA
- a CDS encoding ligase-associated DNA damage response DEXH box helicase, giving the protein MLAGSQLPAILTDWFASRGWTPRRHQLDMLAAARRGDHALLVAATGAGKTLAGFLPTLTELIENPSDGLHTLYISPLKALAVDVQRNLITPIEEMGLPIRVETRTGDTPHEKKVRQRARPPQILLTTPESLSLLLSYEDSLTMFAGLKTIVIDEVHAFATGKRGDLLALALARLGTLAPDLRRVALSATVADPDGYRAWLAPYGDIDSVSLVRGERGADPDIAILLPEGRVPWAGHSGLYAIPQVMAEIETHRTTIIFCNTRGLCELIFQNLWKVNELQLPIAVHHGSLSLEARRRAEQAMADGKLRALVATASLDLGVDWGDVDCVIQMGAPKGSSRMLQRIGRANHRLDESSEAVLVPGNRFEYLEARAALDAVEQGELDPDIFRPGALDVLAQHIMGVACAVPFEAGEMLREIRAALPYSALEEETFERVLQFIADGGYSLRAYDKFKRLTRGKDGLWRVTKPAFVAQHRLNAGIIVEAPMLEVRFRNGRRLGKIEEAFGASLSPGDSFFFAGIAVEVERVELTDIVVRATTKPARIVSYMGARLAITATLAARVREFLADRSQWARFPDDVREWLEVQAHRSALPQPGQLLVETFPHEGRHHMVAYSFEGWNAHQSLGMLITRRMEAMGLKPLGFVANDYALAVYGLEKITDPAALFSPDILEHEFVDWVQQSALLKRAFREVAIIGGLVERQIPGKKKSGRQVTFSTDLIYDVLRKYEPDHLLLRAAWADARARMTDVGRLANLLDTAAARMLHIDLPRVSPMAVPVLIMIGRESVPQGAAEDVLLMEAEDIAAEAMRLD; this is encoded by the coding sequence ATGCTCGCCGGTTCCCAGCTTCCCGCCATATTGACCGACTGGTTCGCGTCGCGCGGCTGGACGCCCCGGCGGCATCAGCTCGATATGCTCGCCGCCGCGCGCCGCGGAGACCATGCGCTGCTCGTCGCCGCGACGGGCGCGGGCAAGACGCTGGCCGGTTTCCTGCCGACGCTGACCGAGCTGATCGAGAACCCAAGCGACGGGCTGCACACGCTCTACATCTCGCCGCTCAAGGCGCTGGCGGTCGATGTGCAGCGCAATCTGATCACCCCCATCGAAGAGATGGGACTGCCGATCCGGGTCGAGACGCGTACCGGCGACACGCCGCACGAGAAGAAGGTCCGCCAGCGCGCGCGGCCGCCGCAAATATTGCTGACCACGCCGGAGTCGCTCAGTCTGTTGCTGTCCTACGAAGACAGTCTGACGATGTTCGCGGGACTCAAGACCATCGTCATCGACGAGGTCCATGCCTTCGCCACCGGCAAGCGCGGCGATTTACTGGCGCTGGCGCTGGCGCGGCTGGGCACGCTCGCGCCGGACCTGCGGCGGGTGGCCCTGTCGGCGACCGTCGCCGATCCCGATGGCTATCGCGCCTGGCTCGCGCCCTATGGCGATATCGATTCGGTGTCCCTGGTGCGGGGCGAGAGGGGCGCCGATCCCGATATCGCGATCCTGCTTCCCGAAGGACGCGTGCCTTGGGCGGGGCATTCGGGCCTCTATGCAATTCCGCAAGTGATGGCCGAGATCGAGACGCACCGGACGACGATTATCTTCTGCAACACCCGCGGGCTGTGCGAGCTGATTTTCCAGAATCTGTGGAAGGTCAACGAGCTGCAGCTGCCGATCGCGGTGCATCACGGCAGCCTGTCGCTGGAGGCGCGGCGCCGGGCCGAGCAGGCGATGGCCGATGGCAAATTGCGGGCGCTGGTCGCGACCGCCAGCCTCGACCTCGGCGTCGATTGGGGCGATGTCGATTGCGTGATCCAGATGGGCGCACCCAAGGGTTCGTCGCGGATGCTGCAGCGGATCGGCCGCGCCAATCACCGGCTCGACGAATCCTCCGAAGCGGTGCTCGTCCCCGGCAACCGCTTCGAATATCTGGAGGCGCGGGCGGCGCTCGACGCGGTCGAGCAAGGCGAGCTCGATCCCGACATCTTCCGTCCCGGCGCGCTCGACGTGCTGGCGCAGCACATCATGGGCGTCGCCTGCGCCGTGCCGTTCGAAGCGGGCGAAATGCTGCGGGAAATTCGTGCAGCATTGCCCTATTCGGCGCTGGAGGAAGAGACTTTCGAGCGCGTGCTGCAGTTCATCGCCGACGGCGGCTATTCGCTGCGCGCCTACGACAAGTTCAAGCGGCTGACGCGCGGCAAGGACGGGCTCTGGCGGGTCACCAAGCCGGCCTTTGTTGCGCAGCATCGGCTGAATGCAGGGATCATCGTCGAGGCGCCGATGCTGGAGGTACGCTTCCGGAACGGGCGGCGGCTGGGCAAGATCGAGGAAGCGTTCGGCGCGTCGCTGTCGCCGGGCGACAGCTTCTTCTTCGCCGGCATCGCAGTCGAGGTCGAGCGGGTCGAACTGACCGACATCGTCGTGCGCGCGACGACCAAGCCGGCGCGGATCGTCTCATATATGGGCGCGCGGCTGGCGATCACCGCGACGCTGGCGGCGCGGGTCCGCGAGTTCCTCGCCGATCGCAGCCAATGGGCGCGCTTTCCCGACGATGTCCGCGAGTGGCTGGAGGTGCAGGCCCATCGCTCGGCGCTGCCGCAGCCCGGGCAATTGCTGGTCGAGACCTTTCCGCACGAAGGGCGGCACCATATGGTCGCCTACAGCTTCGAAGGGTGGAACGCGCATCAGTCTCTCGGCATGCTGATCACGCGGCGGATGGAGGCGATGGGCCTGAAGCCGCTGGGCTTCGTCGCCAACGATTATGCGCTCGCGGTCTATGGGCTGGAGAAGATCACCGATCCCGCCGCATTGTTCTCGCCCGATATCCTCGAGCATGAGTTCGTCGATTGGGTGCAGCAATCGGCCCTGCTCAAGCGCGCCTTTCGCGAAGTCGCGATCATCGGCGGGCTGGTCGAGCGGCAGATTCCGGGCAAGAAAAAGAGCGGGCGGCAGGTCACTTTCTCGACCGATCTGATCTACGACGTGCTGCGCAAATATGAGCCGGATCACCTGCTGCTGCGTGCCGCCTGGGCCGATGCCCGTGCGCGGATGACCGATGTCGGCCGCCTTGCCAATCTGCTCGACACCGCAGCTGCCCGCATGCTGCACATCGACCTGCCGCGCGTCAGCCCGATGGCGGTGCCGGTACTGATCATGATCGGCCGCGAATCGGTACCCCAGGGCGCCGCCGAGGACGTGCTGCTGATGGAGGCCGAGGACATTGCGGCGGAGGCGATGCGGCTCGATTGA
- a CDS encoding ligase-associated DNA damage response exonuclease → MAKLGDWIDPRPTGIYIPSADAWVDPAQPVPRALVTHGHADHARGGHGEVWATPETLAIMETRYGPQTGHPMAYGETIGLGDVEISFVPAGHVLGSAQIILDHRGERIVVSGDYKRRTDPTCAPFEITPCDIFITEATFGLPVFRHPETRDEIDKLLSALRANPTRCVLVGAYALGKAQRVIAELRQMGFDDPIYLHGAMQRLCDLYVDLGIDLGELRMATGIAKAELQGRIILCPPGALNDRWSRRLPDPITAMASGWMRVRQRAVQRNVELPLIMSDHADWDELTRTIREVAPKEVWVTHGREDALVHWCALHQIKARALDLVGFEDEDD, encoded by the coding sequence ATGGCGAAGCTCGGCGACTGGATCGATCCGCGACCCACGGGAATCTATATCCCGTCCGCCGACGCATGGGTCGATCCCGCCCAGCCGGTGCCGCGCGCCCTGGTGACCCATGGCCATGCCGATCACGCGCGCGGCGGCCATGGCGAGGTCTGGGCGACGCCCGAGACGCTGGCGATCATGGAAACCCGTTACGGCCCGCAGACCGGACACCCGATGGCCTATGGCGAGACGATCGGGCTCGGCGATGTCGAGATCAGCTTCGTGCCCGCCGGCCATGTTCTTGGCTCGGCCCAGATCATCCTCGATCACCGCGGCGAGCGCATCGTCGTCTCGGGCGATTACAAACGCCGCACCGACCCGACCTGCGCGCCGTTCGAAATAACGCCCTGTGATATCTTCATCACCGAGGCGACTTTCGGACTGCCGGTCTTCCGCCACCCCGAGACGCGGGACGAGATCGACAAGCTGCTTTCGGCCCTGCGCGCCAACCCCACCCGCTGCGTGCTGGTCGGTGCCTATGCGCTGGGCAAGGCGCAGCGGGTGATTGCCGAACTTCGCCAGATGGGCTTTGACGATCCCATCTATCTCCACGGCGCGATGCAGCGGCTATGCGACCTCTATGTCGATCTCGGCATCGATCTGGGAGAGCTGCGCATGGCGACCGGCATCGCCAAGGCCGAGTTGCAGGGGCGGATCATCCTGTGCCCGCCCGGCGCGCTCAACGATCGCTGGTCGCGGCGCCTGCCCGATCCGATCACCGCGATGGCCTCGGGCTGGATGCGCGTCCGCCAGCGCGCGGTGCAACGCAATGTCGAACTGCCGCTGATCATGTCCGATCATGCCGATTGGGACGAGCTGACCCGCACCATCCGCGAAGTCGCGCCCAAAGAGGTCTGGGTGACCCATGGCCGCGAGGACGCGCTGGTCCATTGGTGCGCGCTCCATCAGATCAAAGCACGCGCGCTCGATCTGGTCGGCTTCGAGGATGAGGACGATTGA
- a CDS encoding STAS/SEC14 domain-containing protein yields the protein MSAEFSVEADPSRDLIRIRMAGFFTQADILAFLAARRDAHARLHCGANQHLTLNDVRDMKIQSQEMVDAFRAVLADPLYRSRRLAFVIGPTLARTQLQRALDARNARCFEDVWAAEAWLRLDAAEAA from the coding sequence ATGAGCGCCGAATTTTCAGTAGAGGCAGACCCTTCGCGTGACCTGATCCGCATCAGGATGGCGGGGTTTTTCACGCAGGCCGACATATTGGCGTTCCTCGCCGCCCGCCGCGACGCGCATGCCAGGTTGCACTGCGGCGCCAACCAGCATCTCACGCTCAACGACGTGCGCGACATGAAAATCCAGTCGCAGGAAATGGTCGACGCGTTTCGCGCGGTACTCGCCGATCCGCTTTACCGCTCGCGGCGGCTCGCCTTCGTGATCGGCCCGACGCTGGCGCGCACGCAATTGCAGCGCGCGCTCGATGCGCGCAACGCCCGCTGCTTCGAGGATGTCTGGGCCGCCGAAGCCTGGCTGCGGCTTGACGCGGCGGAAGCCGCCTAA
- the rpoN gene encoding RNA polymerase factor sigma-54: protein MSLAPRLDLRQSQSLVMTPQLQQAIKLLALSNLEIETFIAEELEKNPLLEAQPGDDGEAREPEPTPEYEERDGPADAAELLNSGGDANGEAALDVDFSAETFHHDSPSDSIGGLDGGLGMTGAGSGGGMGEDGPDFDNMTNADLSLCDHLMAQAGASVAGADLFIAAHLIDQIDEAGYLTVPLLDIANRLNVALARVEAVLATVQTFDPTGVGARNLSECLALQAKEADRYDPCMARLIDNLELVARGDMARLKRICDVDDEDLADMIRELRNYDPKPGARYGGEPTLAVTPDIFVAKRGMGWAVEINAATLPKLLVNRAYYAEISSGPQDKTSKAWMSDMLASANWLVKALDQRQRTIIKVASEIVKQQEAFFLKGVAHLRPMTLRQVAEAIEMHESTVSRVTSNKYLSCARGLFELKYFFTSAIQSADGGDAVSAEAVKSAIRALIQAEDAKAILSDDTLVDMLREKGFDIARRTVAKYREAMGIGSSVQRRRQKALEGVG, encoded by the coding sequence ATGTCACTCGCCCCGCGCCTCGATCTGCGGCAGTCGCAATCGCTGGTGATGACGCCGCAGCTGCAGCAGGCGATCAAGCTGCTGGCGCTGTCGAACCTGGAGATCGAGACCTTCATCGCCGAGGAGCTGGAGAAGAATCCGCTGCTCGAAGCGCAGCCCGGTGACGATGGCGAGGCGCGCGAGCCCGAGCCGACGCCGGAATATGAGGAGCGCGACGGGCCGGCGGATGCCGCCGAACTGCTGAACAGCGGTGGCGACGCCAATGGCGAGGCGGCGCTCGACGTCGATTTCTCGGCCGAGACCTTCCATCACGACAGCCCTTCGGACAGCATCGGCGGCCTCGACGGCGGGCTGGGAATGACCGGAGCCGGCAGCGGTGGCGGCATGGGCGAAGACGGGCCCGACTTCGACAATATGACGAATGCCGATCTCAGCCTCTGCGACCATCTGATGGCGCAGGCCGGGGCGAGCGTCGCGGGTGCCGACCTGTTCATCGCCGCGCATCTGATCGACCAGATCGACGAGGCCGGATATCTGACCGTGCCATTGCTCGACATCGCCAACCGGCTGAACGTCGCGCTGGCGCGGGTCGAGGCCGTTCTCGCGACGGTACAGACGTTCGACCCCACTGGCGTCGGCGCGCGCAATCTTTCCGAATGCCTCGCACTGCAGGCCAAGGAAGCCGATCGCTACGATCCGTGCATGGCGCGGCTGATCGACAATCTCGAACTGGTCGCGCGCGGCGACATGGCCCGCCTCAAGCGCATCTGCGACGTCGATGACGAGGATCTGGCGGACATGATCCGCGAGTTGCGCAACTATGATCCCAAGCCCGGCGCGCGCTATGGCGGCGAGCCGACGCTGGCGGTGACTCCCGACATCTTCGTGGCCAAGCGCGGCATGGGCTGGGCAGTCGAGATCAACGCCGCGACCCTGCCCAAGCTGCTGGTCAACCGCGCCTACTATGCCGAGATTTCCTCGGGCCCGCAGGACAAGACCAGCAAGGCATGGATGTCGGACATGCTGGCCAGCGCCAACTGGCTGGTCAAGGCGCTCGATCAGCGCCAGCGGACGATCATCAAGGTCGCCAGCGAAATCGTGAAGCAGCAGGAAGCGTTTTTCCTGAAGGGCGTCGCCCATCTGCGGCCGATGACGCTGCGCCAGGTCGCCGAGGCGATCGAGATGCACGAATCGACCGTCAGCCGCGTCACCAGCAACAAATATCTGAGCTGCGCGCGCGGGCTGTTCGAGCTCAAATATTTCTTCACCTCGGCGATCCAGTCGGCGGATGGCGGCGACGCGGTCTCGGCAGAGGCGGTCAAATCGGCGATCCGCGCCCTGATCCAGGCCGAGGACGCCAAGGCGATCCTCTCCGACGACACGCTGGTCGATATGCTGCGCGAAAAGGGCTTCGACATCGCCCGGCGGACGGTGGCGAAATATCGCGAGGCGATGGGAATCGGCAGCTCGGTCCAGCGGCGCCGGCAAAAGGCGCTGGAGGGCGTCGGCTAG
- the lptB gene encoding LPS export ABC transporter ATP-binding protein produces MSDLDTSEVHVADPAPVPDKGLAVVSIAKSYDKRVVLTDVSMSVARGEVVGLLGPNGAGKTTSFYSVMGLVKPDSGRIMLDGEDITKLPMYRRAILGLGYLPQETSIFRGLTVEKNILAVLELSEPDKAARQRRLDQLLEEFGLTRLRDAPSMALSGGERRRAEIARALAANPTIMLLDEPFAGIDPLSISDIRDLIVELKSRGIGVLITDHNVRETLDIVDRGYIIYDGRVLFAGSPGDLVKDENVRRLYLGESFEL; encoded by the coding sequence ATGAGTGATCTAGACACCAGCGAAGTGCATGTCGCCGACCCGGCGCCGGTGCCCGACAAGGGGCTGGCGGTGGTGTCGATCGCCAAGTCGTACGACAAGCGCGTGGTGCTGACCGATGTTTCGATGTCGGTGGCGCGCGGCGAAGTGGTCGGCCTGCTCGGTCCCAATGGCGCCGGCAAGACCACCAGCTTCTATTCGGTGATGGGGCTGGTGAAACCCGACAGCGGCCGGATCATGCTGGACGGCGAGGACATCACCAAGCTGCCGATGTACCGCCGCGCGATCCTGGGGCTCGGCTATCTGCCGCAGGAAACCTCGATCTTTCGCGGGCTGACCGTCGAAAAGAACATCCTCGCCGTGCTCGAACTCTCCGAGCCCGACAAGGCCGCGCGCCAGCGCCGGCTCGATCAGCTGCTTGAGGAATTCGGCCTGACCCGGCTGCGCGATGCGCCGTCGATGGCGCTGTCGGGCGGCGAGCGGCGCCGCGCCGAGATCGCGCGGGCGCTGGCCGCAAATCCGACTATCATGCTGCTCGACGAACCGTTCGCGGGCATCGATCCCTTGTCGATCAGCGACATTCGCGACCTGATCGTCGAACTGAAGTCGCGCGGCATCGGCGTGCTGATCACCGATCACAACGTCCGCGAGACGCTCGACATCGTCGATCGCGGCTACATCATCTATGACGGCCGCGTGCTGTTCGCGGGCTCGCCCGGGGATCTCGTCAAGGACGAGAATGTGCGGCGGCTGTATTTGGGCGAGAGCTTCGAGCTGTAA
- a CDS encoding LptA/OstA family protein has protein sequence MTRGFFLASTALVLVAAPAAAQTRHDSSAPIDFSSDHIELQDRANRVLLTGSVRITQAEMTLTAARMTVTYTGQIEKGSPQVSRLDAAGGVTVSRPDQTARSNYAVYDLNRRVITMVGGVTLRQGANNVSGGRLSINLDTGRATIDGSGVSGGGTSGPGGMQSSGGRVTGRFSVPKRDTAPAGTPAPKQ, from the coding sequence ATGACTCGCGGTTTCTTCCTCGCCTCGACGGCGCTCGTCCTTGTCGCCGCTCCGGCGGCGGCGCAGACGCGCCATGACAGCTCGGCCCCGATCGATTTCTCCTCGGACCATATCGAGCTGCAGGACCGCGCCAATCGCGTGCTGCTGACCGGCAGCGTCCGGATCACCCAGGCCGAAATGACGCTGACCGCGGCGCGGATGACGGTCACCTATACCGGCCAGATCGAAAAAGGCTCGCCACAGGTATCGCGGCTCGACGCCGCCGGCGGGGTCACCGTTTCGCGGCCCGACCAGACCGCGCGCTCCAACTATGCGGTCTACGACCTCAACCGCCGGGTGATCACGATGGTTGGTGGCGTGACGCTGCGCCAGGGCGCCAACAATGTCTCGGGCGGGCGGCTGTCGATCAACCTCGACACCGGCCGCGCGACGATCGACGGCTCGGGCGTGAGCGGCGGCGGCACCAGCGGCCCCGGCGGCATGCAAAGCTCGGGCGGACGCGTCACCGGACGATTCTCGGTGCCCAAGCGCGATACAGCGCCTGCCGGCACGCCCGCTCCGAAGCAGTAA
- the lptC gene encoding LPS export ABC transporter periplasmic protein LptC produces the protein MSEVAVRVLSAKRAWAHPGSSHDRLVRTALWILPAGIIVLGAFLVLAPLFAGGEMSFVLDKNKVAMANERLRIDAAEYRGQDAKGQPFRLHAGEAVQQSSAEPVVQLHNLSAEIKLPEGPASLKADQGRYNMEKEQVSVQGPIKFQTSDGYTLDTHDATVDLKTRRMQSGGAVSGATPMGVFSGNKLTADLDKRTVSLDGNARLRIFPRRANRR, from the coding sequence ATGTCTGAAGTGGCCGTTCGAGTCCTCTCAGCCAAACGCGCCTGGGCGCATCCGGGCAGCAGCCATGACCGGCTGGTGCGCACCGCCTTGTGGATTCTCCCCGCCGGGATCATCGTGCTCGGCGCGTTCCTGGTCCTCGCGCCGCTGTTCGCCGGCGGTGAGATGAGCTTCGTCCTCGACAAGAACAAGGTGGCGATGGCCAATGAGCGGCTGCGCATCGACGCCGCCGAATATCGCGGCCAGGACGCCAAAGGCCAGCCGTTCCGCCTCCATGCCGGCGAAGCCGTGCAGCAAAGCTCGGCGGAACCGGTGGTGCAGCTCCACAACCTTTCCGCCGAGATCAAATTGCCCGAGGGCCCGGCCTCGCTGAAGGCCGATCAGGGCCGTTACAATATGGAGAAGGAGCAGGTATCGGTGCAGGGGCCGATCAAGTTCCAGACCAGCGACGGCTATACGCTCGACACCCATGACGCGACCGTCGACCTGAAGACGCGGCGGATGCAGAGCGGCGGCGCGGTATCGGGCGCGACTCCGATGGGGGTTTTCAGCGGCAACAAGCTGACCGCCGATCTCGACAAGCGGACTGTCTCGCTCGACGGCAATGCGCGCTTGCGGATATTCCCGAGAAGAGCAAATAGGCGCTGA
- a CDS encoding ribonuclease D yields the protein MTVYFHEEDLPEGVFAPGASIAVDTETMGLITPRDRLCVVQLSDGSGDEHLVRFGPGSDYAAPNLRAVLADPARLKLYHFARFDLAAIKQYLGVTAAPVYCTKIASRLVRTYTDRHGLKDLVRELCGQEVSKQQQSSDWGGPDLSDAQKDYAASDVRFLHAMKVELDKRLAREGRMQLAQSCFDFLPWRAELDLAGWPEVDIFAHA from the coding sequence ATGACCGTCTATTTCCATGAAGAAGATCTGCCCGAGGGCGTGTTCGCCCCCGGCGCCTCGATCGCCGTCGATACCGAGACGATGGGGCTGATCACGCCGCGCGACCGATTGTGCGTCGTGCAATTGTCCGACGGATCGGGCGACGAGCATCTGGTGCGCTTCGGCCCGGGCAGCGATTATGCCGCGCCGAATTTGCGCGCGGTGCTCGCCGATCCGGCGCGGCTCAAGCTCTATCATTTCGCGCGCTTCGATCTTGCCGCGATCAAGCAGTATCTCGGCGTCACCGCCGCGCCGGTCTATTGCACCAAGATCGCCAGCCGGCTGGTGCGCACCTATACCGACCGCCATGGCCTGAAGGACCTGGTCCGCGAGCTGTGCGGGCAGGAAGTCTCCAAGCAGCAGCAATCGTCCGATTGGGGCGGGCCGGACCTTTCGGACGCGCAAAAGGACTATGCGGCCTCCGATGTTCGCTTTCTCCACGCGATGAAAGTGGAACTAGACAAGCGTCTCGCGCGTGAAGGACGCATGCAACTCGCCCAATCCTGCTTCGATTTCCTGCCGTGGCGCGCGGAGCTCGATCTCGCCGGCTGGCCGGAGGTCGATATCTTTGCCCATGCGTAG